One genomic segment of Thermodesulfobacterium sp. TA1 includes these proteins:
- the fusA gene encoding elongation factor G — protein sequence MTPEELKILKTTRNIGFVAHIDAGKTTTTERVLYYTGKTYKIGEVHEGTATMDFMVQEQERGITITSACTTTFWRGHRINIIDTPGHVDFTIEVERSLRVLDGAVVIFCAVGGVQPQSETVWRQANKYKVPRIAFINKMDRLGANFENVVDQIKQKLGANPLPLQIPIGAEENFVGVVDLIDMKAIVWEEETLGAKYHYEEIPASLKDKAEEYRIKMLEALADINDEIMEKYLEGKEISPEEIKKAVREATINFKAVPVLCGSAFKNKGIQPLLDAIIDYLPAPIDIPAVKGVNPDTGEVEDRPTDPDAPLSALAFKIMTDPYIGTLTFIRIYSGRLDSGMPVYNSTKRKKERIGRLVRMHANQREEISGAFAGDIVAAIGLRVTTTGDTLCDEAHPIELEKLEIPEPVISVAVEPKTKADQEKLSIALQKLAIEDPSFRVTVNHETGQTLIWGMGELHLEIIVDRLIREFKVGVNVGRPEVAYKETITTSSEAEGKYIRQTGGRGQYGHVKLIVEPNPGKGIEFVSEIVGGVIPKEFIPSVEKGVREATNEGVLAGYPVIDVKVRLIDGSYHEVDSSDLAFAIAGSMAFKDACKKANPVLLEPIMKVEIVVPEEYLGEVLGDISSRRGRVEGMDLRGNARIINAFVPLGEMFGYATTLRSLTQGRGTFIMQFSHYEKVPAHLAEQIIKKAKGS from the coding sequence ATGACGCCTGAAGAGTTAAAGATATTAAAAACAACCAGAAACATTGGTTTTGTGGCCCATATAGACGCAGGGAAAACTACTACTACTGAAAGGGTGCTTTACTATACTGGTAAGACTTATAAAATAGGTGAGGTTCATGAAGGAACCGCTACGATGGACTTTATGGTCCAAGAGCAAGAAAGGGGTATTACGATTACTTCTGCTTGTACCACCACTTTTTGGAGAGGTCATAGGATAAACATAATAGACACTCCAGGTCATGTGGATTTTACCATTGAGGTTGAAAGAAGTTTGAGAGTGCTTGATGGTGCGGTGGTTATTTTTTGTGCGGTAGGTGGAGTCCAGCCTCAATCTGAGACGGTTTGGAGGCAGGCTAACAAGTATAAAGTGCCTCGTATAGCGTTTATAAATAAAATGGACAGGCTTGGGGCCAATTTTGAAAATGTGGTTGATCAGATTAAGCAAAAATTGGGTGCAAATCCTTTGCCTTTACAAATACCTATCGGTGCTGAAGAAAATTTTGTAGGTGTGGTAGACCTTATAGATATGAAGGCTATTGTTTGGGAAGAAGAAACCTTGGGAGCAAAATATCATTATGAAGAAATACCTGCGTCTTTAAAGGATAAGGCTGAAGAATACAGGATTAAGATGCTCGAGGCTTTGGCTGATATAAACGATGAGATCATGGAAAAATATTTAGAGGGTAAGGAGATAAGTCCTGAGGAGATTAAAAAGGCTGTAAGAGAGGCTACGATAAATTTTAAGGCAGTTCCGGTTTTGTGTGGTTCAGCTTTTAAAAATAAAGGTATTCAACCTTTGCTTGATGCAATTATAGACTATTTGCCTGCACCTATAGACATTCCTGCTGTTAAAGGGGTTAATCCAGATACTGGTGAGGTAGAAGATAGGCCTACAGACCCTGATGCACCTCTTTCTGCATTAGCGTTTAAGATTATGACAGACCCTTATATAGGTACTCTTACTTTTATCAGAATTTATTCGGGAAGGCTTGATAGCGGTATGCCTGTTTATAATTCTACTAAGAGAAAAAAAGAAAGGATAGGTCGTTTGGTAAGAATGCATGCTAATCAGAGAGAAGAAATATCAGGTGCTTTTGCCGGAGATATTGTTGCAGCTATTGGGTTAAGAGTTACCACCACAGGAGATACTTTGTGTGATGAGGCTCATCCTATAGAGCTCGAAAAATTAGAAATTCCTGAACCAGTTATTTCGGTAGCTGTTGAACCTAAGACCAAGGCTGACCAAGAAAAACTTTCTATAGCCCTTCAGAAATTGGCAATAGAAGACCCATCTTTTAGAGTAACGGTGAACCACGAAACGGGTCAGACCCTTATTTGGGGTATGGGAGAACTACATTTAGAGATTATTGTAGACAGATTGATAAGAGAGTTTAAGGTGGGAGTTAATGTTGGAAGGCCGGAGGTAGCCTATAAAGAGACCATTACTACTTCTTCTGAGGCAGAGGGTAAATATATAAGGCAAACCGGAGGTAGAGGGCAGTACGGGCACGTAAAGCTTATTGTTGAGCCAAATCCTGGAAAGGGAATTGAATTTGTGTCTGAAATAGTAGGTGGCGTTATACCTAAAGAGTTTATTCCCTCTGTGGAAAAGGGTGTTAGAGAAGCTACTAATGAAGGTGTTTTAGCAGGTTATCCGGTGATAGACGTTAAAGTAAGGTTGATTGATGGAAGTTATCACGAGGTAGACTCTTCAGACCTTGCTTTTGCTATAGCAGGCTCTATGGCTTTTAAGGATGCTTGTAAAAAAGCAAATCCTGTATTGCTTGAACCTATCATGAAGGTTGAGATAGTAGTGCCGGAAGAATATTTGGGAGAGGTGTTGGGGGATATTTCTTCTCGTAGAGGAAGGGTAGAGGGTATGGACCTTAGAGGGAATGCACGCATTATAAATGCTTTTGTCCCTTTAGGAGAAATGTTTGGTTATGCTACTACCTTAAGGTCTTTAACTCAGGGTAGAGGGACCTTTATTATGCAATTTTCTCATTATGAGAAGGTTCCAGCCCATTTAGCAGAACAGATTATTAAGAAAGCCAAAGGAAGTTAA
- a CDS encoding replication-associated recombination protein A, translated as MNFDYTPLAEKIKPQTWEEFVGQPHLVGERGILKTLVSTGKPFSFILWGPPGVGKTSLAFLVGKTLKAEFVVVSAVDTSIKDLKDIVAKAKQLKSLNKPTLLFIDEIHRFNKTQQSFLLPYLEKGDLFLIGATTENPSFELIPPLLSRVKIFILNPLSKEEILLILKRALEKGFLGIEEQGITIEDDVLAKIAEVSGGDARAGLNLLELSVELIKASGKKVLSLKDLTDGLLFKPIKYDKTGEEHYNLISAFHKSMRGSDPDATIYWLTRMLKSGEDPLYIARRIIICAAEDVGPADPMALVIAVAAKEAFEFLGQPEGELALAEAAIYVACAPKSNSVYQALKKSYEEIERSKDLPVPLYLRNPVTNLLKKLGYGKDYKYAHDFESGFVFQFYLPEAIKNKQFYFPSGRGVEKKIKDRLKSLWKGLKQYPE; from the coding sequence ATGAATTTTGATTATACACCTCTTGCTGAAAAAATAAAGCCTCAGACTTGGGAAGAATTTGTAGGGCAACCTCACTTAGTAGGTGAAAGGGGGATATTAAAAACCTTAGTTTCTACAGGAAAACCTTTTTCTTTTATTCTGTGGGGTCCTCCTGGGGTAGGCAAAACTTCTTTGGCTTTTCTTGTGGGGAAAACCCTGAAAGCAGAGTTTGTCGTGGTAAGTGCGGTAGACACCTCTATCAAGGATTTAAAAGACATAGTAGCTAAAGCTAAACAACTGAAATCTTTAAACAAGCCTACTCTACTTTTTATAGATGAAATCCATCGGTTTAACAAAACCCAACAATCCTTTCTTTTACCTTATTTAGAAAAGGGAGACCTGTTTTTAATAGGAGCCACTACCGAAAACCCTTCGTTTGAGTTAATACCCCCTCTTCTTTCCCGAGTAAAAATCTTTATCTTAAATCCCTTATCTAAAGAAGAAATCCTTTTAATCTTAAAAAGGGCGTTAGAAAAAGGGTTTTTAGGGATTGAGGAACAAGGGATTACCATAGAAGATGATGTGTTAGCAAAGATCGCGGAGGTAAGCGGTGGAGACGCAAGGGCAGGATTAAATCTTTTAGAACTTTCTGTAGAATTAATTAAAGCCTCTGGTAAAAAAGTTCTGTCTTTAAAAGATTTAACCGATGGCCTTCTTTTTAAACCTATAAAATATGACAAAACCGGAGAAGAACATTACAATTTAATTTCTGCTTTTCATAAAAGCATGCGTGGAAGCGACCCTGATGCTACTATCTATTGGCTTACAAGGATGCTCAAATCTGGGGAAGACCCCCTTTATATAGCAAGAAGAATCATAATCTGTGCGGCTGAGGATGTAGGACCTGCCGACCCTATGGCTTTGGTCATTGCGGTGGCTGCAAAGGAGGCTTTTGAATTTTTAGGACAGCCTGAAGGTGAGTTAGCTTTAGCAGAAGCAGCTATTTATGTAGCTTGTGCACCTAAAAGCAACTCGGTCTATCAGGCCCTCAAAAAGAGTTATGAAGAAATAGAAAGGTCTAAAGACCTTCCTGTGCCTTTATATTTAAGAAACCCTGTTACCAATCTACTAAAAAAACTTGGGTATGGAAAAGACTATAAGTATGCCCACGATTTTGAATCAGGGTTTGTCTTTCAATTCTATTTACCTGAAGCCATCAAAAACAAACAGTTTTATTTCCCTTCAGGTCGCGGTGTAGAGAAAAAAATAAAAGATCGATTAAAATCTCTTTGGAAAGGCTTAAAACAATACCCTGAATAA
- the rpsL gene encoding 30S ribosomal protein S12: MPTINQLVRLGREKKVKRSKSPALQGCPQKRGVCVRVYTVTPKKPNSALRKVARVRLTNGVEVTAYIPGIGHNLQEHSVVLVRGGRVRDLPGVRYKIIRGALDAAGVQNRKKSRSKYGTPRPK; encoded by the coding sequence ATGCCTACAATCAATCAATTAGTTAGGTTAGGCAGAGAAAAGAAGGTTAAAAGGTCTAAGTCTCCTGCTTTGCAGGGTTGCCCTCAAAAAAGAGGGGTATGTGTGAGGGTTTATACCGTTACCCCTAAAAAGCCGAATTCAGCTTTAAGAAAGGTGGCAAGGGTTCGTTTGACTAACGGAGTTGAAGTGACTGCTTATATTCCAGGTATAGGGCATAATCTGCAAGAGCACTCTGTGGTTCTGGTTAGAGGTGGACGTGTTAGGGACTTGCCTGGTGTTAGATATAAAATTATTAGAGGTGCTTTAGACGCCGCTGGGGTTCAAAACAGGAAAAAATCTCGTTCTAAATATGGAACCCCCAGACCTAAATAA
- the rpsG gene encoding 30S ribosomal protein S7, with protein sequence MPRKGPVPKRETPPDPKYGSVLVAKFINNLMKDGKKNVARKIFYEALERLREKSGGEDPLKIFEKAIDNVKPLIETRSRRVGGANYQVPVEVRPERQISLAIKWTINAARARSERTMVERLANELWDAYNERGAAIKKRDDTHRMAESNRVFAHYRW encoded by the coding sequence ATGCCACGCAAAGGACCAGTGCCTAAAAGAGAGACCCCTCCAGACCCTAAGTATGGAAGTGTGCTAGTGGCTAAGTTTATAAATAACTTGATGAAAGACGGAAAGAAAAATGTGGCCAGGAAGATTTTTTATGAGGCTTTGGAGAGGTTGAGAGAAAAATCTGGTGGAGAAGATCCTTTAAAGATTTTTGAAAAGGCTATAGATAATGTTAAGCCTCTTATTGAAACCCGTAGTCGTAGGGTGGGAGGTGCTAACTATCAGGTTCCTGTTGAGGTTAGGCCAGAGCGACAGATTTCATTGGCTATTAAATGGACGATCAACGCTGCCCGTGCTCGTAGCGAAAGAACTATGGTTGAGAGGCTGGCTAACGAACTTTGGGATGCTTATAACGAAAGAGGCGCGGCTATAAAGAAAAGAGACGATACCCATCGTATGGCTGAGTCTAACAGAGTTTTTGCTCATTATCGTTGGTAA